One stretch of Paenibacillus sp. AN1007 DNA includes these proteins:
- a CDS encoding DNA-binding protein gives MQVFEDWNQKVKKTFNATNPEAVLTVTEAGSLLGLSKDQMKLYVDKNKLTKVPIMRSVHRYLLLKSEIDRIVQAQ, from the coding sequence ATGCAGGTATTTGAAGACTGGAACCAAAAGGTGAAGAAGACGTTTAACGCAACCAATCCCGAGGCGGTATTGACGGTAACTGAAGCGGGCAGCCTGCTGGGGCTGAGTAAAGACCAGATGAAGTTATACGTGGATAAAAACAAACTCACCAAGGTACCCATTATGAGAAGTGTGCATCGATACCTTTTGTTAAAAAGTGAAATTGATCGCATTGTGCAGGCACAATAA